Within the Bradyrhizobium cosmicum genome, the region CCTGCACGAACATGGCAGCGCTGGGATCGGCAAGGCCGCGCCCGCCCAGCACGATGCGCATGGTCCGGGCGACGTCATGTTCCAACTCGGCCTCGGCGACGCCGGGTGTCTGGAAATACTGCCAGTAGAAATTGGTGACGCCGCCCTGGCGCAACAGCTCGAGCGGCTTGCCCCGGCCGCGGAACGGCGGCGGTACGCTCAGCCCCGCGACCGCCGTGAAGATATCGGGCCGGAACAATGCCGCGTGCCAGGCCACCGGTGCACCCCAGTCGTGGCCGACCACCATGGCCTTGGTCTCGCCGAGCGCCTGCACCAGGCCGACGACGTCGCCGACCGTGTCGAAAATTGAGTAGGCGGTGACGTCGGCCGGCGCCGCGCTTTGGCCGTAGCCCCGCATGTCCGGAGCGACCACGTGGAAACCGGCATCCGCAAGTGCCGGGATCTGGTGGCGCCAGGAGTACGACAGCTCCGGCCAGCCATGGCAAAGCACCACCAGCGGACCCTGGCCGGCTTCGCGGATGAACAGATCGATCCCGTTGGCCTTGATCACGCGGGTGGAAGACATCGCGTTTCCGCCTTGTTTCAGGGGTTTGGTCGAGAAATATGAGGTGCCACGATAGGGGCGCAGCGAGAATCGTGCAATCTCAGGTTCCGGCAACCAGCCTCGTGTTGTTCGCGAAGGTTCCAACTGTTAGAACGCCGCTCTCAGGGCTAGGCCATGGCATTTCGTCTTTTTCCGCTTCGTCGCAACCGGTTCACGGCCGGAATGCTGGCGCGCGGACTGATTGCTGCGGTTCTCATCGCGGCCATCGGCTCGGGCGGGGCGCTTTATGCTGCCAACCAGAGCGTCCAGGGCGCCAAGAAGGCAGAGGAGTCCGGCTTCGACGGCGACGCGCCCACCGCGATCCTGATCGAAGCCTCCAGCGGCAGCGTGCTGTTCGAGAAGAACGCCGACGAGCTGCGCGCGCCCTCCAGCATGATGAAGCTACTGACGGCGGAGGTTGTCTTCAATGCCATCAAGAAGGGCGACGTCAAGCTGACCGACGAGTACCGGATCAGCGAGAATGCCTGGCGCAAGGGCGGGGCGCCGTCGGGCGGCTCGACCATGTTCGCTGCCATCAACAGCAAAGTCTCGGTCGACGACCTCCTGCACGGCGCGATCATCCAGAGCGGCAACGACGCCTGCATCGCGCTGGCTGAAGGCATCGCCGGCAACGAGAAGATCTTCGCCGCCGACTTCATGACCAAGCGCGCCCGCGAGCTCGGGATGACGAAGTCGACCTTCGGCAATTCCAACGGCCTGCCGGACCCCGGCAACAAGATGACGGTGCGCGAGCTCGGCATTCTTGCCCGGCACATCATCCTGGACTTCCCCGAATTCTACAAACTGTTCGGCGAGAAGGAGTTCACCTGGAACAAGATCCGCCAGCCCAACCGCAATCCGCTGCTCAATTCGATGGAAGGCGCTGATGGACTGAAGACCGGGTTCACCAAGGAAGGTGGCTACGGTATGGTCGGCTCGGCGGTGCAGAACGGCACGCGGCTGATCGTCGTCGTCAACGGCCTGGAAGACCCCGAAGATCGCGCCACGGAAGCCAAGAAGATGCTGGAATGGGGCTTTCGCAATTTCGAGACCCGCACGCTGATCGCGGCCGACCAGCAGGTCGGCTACGCCAAGGTGTTCGGTGGCGAGAGTCGCTCGGTGAAGCTGGTGACCAAGACGCCCGTGAAGGTGATGGTGCACAAGAACGGCAGCGATAAGCTGATCGCCCGCGTCGTTTATAGCGGTCCGGTGCGCGCCCCGGTCGAGGCCGGCCAGAAGGTCGGCGTGGTCAGGGTCTGGCGCAGCGGCAACATCGCGGTGGAGACGCCGGTCTACGCGGCCGAGGCGG harbors:
- a CDS encoding D-alanyl-D-alanine carboxypeptidase family protein yields the protein MAFRLFPLRRNRFTAGMLARGLIAAVLIAAIGSGGALYAANQSVQGAKKAEESGFDGDAPTAILIEASSGSVLFEKNADELRAPSSMMKLLTAEVVFNAIKKGDVKLTDEYRISENAWRKGGAPSGGSTMFAAINSKVSVDDLLHGAIIQSGNDACIALAEGIAGNEKIFAADFMTKRARELGMTKSTFGNSNGLPDPGNKMTVRELGILARHIILDFPEFYKLFGEKEFTWNKIRQPNRNPLLNSMEGADGLKTGFTKEGGYGMVGSAVQNGTRLIVVVNGLEDPEDRATEAKKMLEWGFRNFETRTLIAADQQVGYAKVFGGESRSVKLVTKTPVKVMVHKNGSDKLIARVVYSGPVRAPVEAGQKVGVVRVWRSGNIAVETPVYAAEAVGTGSTMRRAIDGASELVIGMFRAGAEKL
- a CDS encoding alpha/beta fold hydrolase; the encoded protein is MSSTRVIKANGIDLFIREAGQGPLVVLCHGWPELSYSWRHQIPALADAGFHVVAPDMRGYGQSAAPADVTAYSIFDTVGDVVGLVQALGETKAMVVGHDWGAPVAWHAALFRPDIFTAVAGLSVPPPFRGRGKPLELLRQGGVTNFYWQYFQTPGVAEAELEHDVARTMRIVLGGRGLADPSAAMFVQDGKGFLGHGHPEEPLPDWLSEAELANFIETFQKSGFRGGLNWYRNLDRNWELTAPWQDAQIHQPSLFIAGSKDAVITGLIGAKRVNELERVLPNLTRRLIIEGAGHWVQQERPDEVNAALLAFLRNVSSG